In a genomic window of Pseudomonas putida:
- a CDS encoding ABC transporter substrate-binding protein, with translation MKLNGIRLLKKGGIAAALAAVLAVPVAEADVLRIGVATAGGGDPVTFSGSTLGIVRNQQLLEKAFAGTGTEVQWFFFKGAGPAVNEAFSNQQLDFAYQGDLPAVVGRSNGLDTKLLAALGVRANLYLAVPKGSPLKTIEDLKGKKVAIFRGTNGHLVMINLLAEHGLTERDIKAINLDTGSSQAALISNGVDAAFGGRELFKLRDQGLIDIVYDNPQQDVRYTRQTALVVRGDYEKANPDKVQKVVDTLVDAAKWTSDESHRDDVFAEWAKSNDPASSLRADFTGVPLRDRASPLVDNFLISRYQAVADQAKEEKLIRRPVSLDGWFESSYLQKSLKAKGLENYWTPYGPDGKQPAGNAVAAATTSKQGS, from the coding sequence ATGAAGCTCAATGGCATTCGTTTGCTTAAAAAAGGTGGTATCGCTGCGGCACTGGCGGCGGTTCTCGCAGTGCCTGTAGCCGAGGCCGACGTGTTGCGCATCGGTGTCGCAACCGCCGGTGGCGGTGATCCGGTGACCTTCAGCGGCTCGACCCTGGGCATCGTGCGTAACCAGCAACTGTTGGAGAAAGCCTTCGCCGGGACCGGCACCGAAGTGCAGTGGTTCTTCTTCAAAGGGGCGGGGCCTGCGGTCAACGAGGCCTTCTCCAACCAGCAACTGGACTTCGCCTACCAGGGCGACCTGCCGGCGGTGGTCGGGCGTTCCAACGGACTGGACACCAAATTGCTGGCGGCACTGGGGGTGCGCGCCAACCTGTATCTGGCGGTGCCCAAGGGCTCCCCCTTGAAAACCATCGAGGACCTCAAAGGCAAGAAGGTCGCGATCTTCCGCGGCACCAACGGTCATCTGGTGATGATCAATCTGCTGGCGGAACACGGGCTGACCGAACGCGATATCAAGGCGATCAACCTCGACACCGGCAGCTCCCAGGCGGCACTGATTTCCAACGGCGTGGATGCCGCGTTCGGCGGGCGCGAGTTGTTCAAGCTGCGTGACCAGGGCCTGATCGACATCGTGTACGACAACCCCCAGCAGGACGTGCGCTACACCCGTCAGACCGCGCTGGTGGTTCGTGGCGACTATGAAAAAGCCAATCCGGACAAGGTGCAAAAGGTCGTCGACACGCTGGTGGACGCGGCGAAATGGACCTCGGACGAGAGCCATCGCGACGACGTCTTCGCTGAATGGGCCAAAAGCAATGACCCGGCCAGTTCACTGCGCGCCGACTTCACCGGGGTGCCGCTCAGGGACAGGGCTTCGCCGCTGGTCGACAACTTCCTGATCAGCCGCTATCAGGCCGTGGCGGATCAGGCCAAGGAAGAAAAACTCATCCGCCGCCCGGTCTCGCTCGATGGCTGGTTCGAGAGCAGCTACTTGCAGAAATCCCTCAAGGCCAAGGGCCTGGAAAACTACTGGACGCCTTACGGTCCGGACGGCAAGCAACCGGCGGGTAATGCGGTAGCGGCCGCGACGACCAGCAAGCAAGGGAGCTAG
- a CDS encoding ABC transporter permease, whose translation MARAQTARLEKYGAPALPSDNVKRLPPAPARPVRKVEVPRTRAWSLSLGDKALPWLLPLLLLGVWYLGVERGWLSEQVLPPPAYVYQALSDLVGSGDLWMNASASLQRVVVGFSLGALLGVALGLAMGLSRTLEDYLLPTFNALVQIPVLGWLPFALLLFGIGETLKYVLIAKAALVPITLCTLQAFRQAPKNLLEVGRTYGFSRRQSVTSIVLPAAIPTLFTGFRLGFTKAWLSLVVVELVASSEGLGYLIVYGRQLFQLDLVIAAVVVVGTLGLLIDRGFDYAEKRLNRGRPTVGGCLS comes from the coding sequence ATGGCCAGGGCACAGACCGCAAGACTGGAGAAGTATGGGGCGCCGGCGTTGCCGAGCGACAACGTCAAACGTCTGCCACCGGCGCCCGCGCGCCCGGTGCGCAAGGTCGAGGTGCCGCGCACGCGGGCGTGGTCCCTGAGTCTGGGTGACAAGGCCTTGCCCTGGCTGTTGCCGCTGCTGTTGTTGGGTGTGTGGTACCTGGGGGTGGAGCGGGGCTGGCTGTCAGAGCAGGTGCTGCCACCGCCAGCCTATGTTTATCAGGCGCTGTCGGATCTGGTCGGCAGCGGCGATCTGTGGATGAACGCCTCGGCCAGCCTGCAACGGGTGGTCGTGGGGTTCAGTCTCGGCGCCTTGCTTGGCGTGGCGCTGGGCCTGGCCATGGGGCTGTCGCGGACGCTGGAGGATTATCTGCTGCCGACCTTCAACGCACTGGTACAGATTCCGGTGCTGGGCTGGCTGCCGTTCGCCTTGCTGCTGTTCGGCATCGGCGAGACGCTCAAGTACGTGCTGATTGCCAAGGCCGCGCTGGTGCCGATTACCCTGTGTACCTTGCAGGCGTTCCGTCAGGCGCCCAAAAACTTGCTGGAAGTCGGGCGGACCTACGGCTTCAGCCGGCGACAAAGCGTGACCTCCATTGTCCTGCCGGCGGCGATCCCGACACTGTTTACCGGGTTTCGCCTGGGCTTCACCAAGGCGTGGCTGTCGCTGGTGGTGGTCGAGTTGGTGGCGTCGAGTGAAGGGCTGGGTTACCTGATCGTCTATGGGCGCCAGCTGTTTCAACTGGATTTGGTAATCGCCGCCGTCGTGGTGGTGGGGACGCTCGGCCTGCTGATCGATCGCGGTTTCGACTATGCAGAGAAGCGCCTCAATCGCGGGCGGCCAACGGTGGGAGGGTGCCTGTCATGA
- a CDS encoding ABC transporter permease, protein MSATLTSRGGSHRYRGWVLPISVVALWWLASNQGWSESGLFVSPEKVAATAWDQITSDKFWRAISASLARNLSGFFIGTALGLVLGCLLGLSRHFERLVGPSFNTFKQISLFAWIPLISVWFGLGDVAKVVFLSLAALVPVVVNTCDGLRNVPPSLLEVARVYGFSRWQTIIGVMLPAALPSIFTGLYLALVYSWLATIGAEYLLVSGEGIGNTLIDGSEHFMMDLVLFGMVVIGLVGWGLNALARTLERRMQRLYGIATP, encoded by the coding sequence ATGAGTGCGACGTTGACATCCAGAGGCGGCAGTCACCGTTATCGCGGGTGGGTCTTGCCCATCTCAGTGGTTGCCCTGTGGTGGCTGGCTTCGAATCAGGGCTGGAGCGAATCGGGATTGTTCGTTTCGCCGGAAAAAGTCGCGGCGACGGCCTGGGATCAGATCACCTCGGACAAATTCTGGCGGGCGATTTCCGCGAGTCTGGCGCGCAATCTCAGTGGTTTTTTCATCGGTACCGCGCTGGGCCTGGTACTGGGTTGCCTGCTGGGGCTTTCCCGACATTTCGAGCGTTTAGTGGGTCCGAGTTTCAACACCTTCAAGCAAATCTCCCTGTTCGCCTGGATCCCACTGATCTCGGTGTGGTTCGGCCTGGGCGACGTGGCCAAGGTGGTGTTCCTGTCACTGGCCGCGCTGGTGCCGGTGGTGGTCAACACCTGCGACGGTTTGCGCAACGTCCCGCCCAGCCTGCTGGAAGTGGCGCGGGTGTACGGCTTCAGCCGTTGGCAAACCATTATCGGGGTGATGCTGCCCGCCGCCTTGCCGTCGATTTTCACCGGGCTGTACCTGGCGCTGGTCTACAGCTGGCTGGCGACCATCGGCGCTGAGTACCTGCTGGTGTCCGGGGAGGGGATCGGCAACACGCTGATCGATGGCAGCGAGCATTTCATGATGGACCTGGTGCTGTTTGGCATGGTGGTGATTGGCCTGGTGGGCTGGGGTCTCAATGCCCTGGCCCGGACACTCGAGCGGCGGATGCAGCGCTTGTACGGCATCGCAACCCCTTAG
- a CDS encoding ABC transporter ATP-binding protein translates to MSNGLTLEHISKRFSSKPGSSTQLQVLDNIHLDIAPGEFISIVGASGCGKSTLLRLILGLDEEFDGRILLNGQPIKGTGLERGIVFQDHRLFPWLNVEQNVAVGLKNSPLSAGQKRDTVREHIELVGLQDFIESYPHQISGGMAQRVAIARGLVNRPSVLLLDEPLGALDALTRARLQGELQNIWAKEKITMILVTHDVDEAVFLGDRVVVMQPNPGRIRRIVDVDLPRPRNRSDSRFIALRDDVLSDFAELH, encoded by the coding sequence ATGAGCAACGGCCTGACCCTGGAACACATCAGCAAGCGCTTCAGCTCCAAACCCGGCAGTTCGACGCAATTGCAGGTGCTGGACAACATTCACCTGGACATCGCCCCCGGCGAGTTCATCAGCATCGTCGGCGCCAGCGGCTGCGGAAAATCCACGTTGCTGCGACTGATCCTCGGCCTGGACGAAGAATTTGACGGGCGCATCCTGCTCAATGGCCAACCCATCAAGGGCACGGGCCTGGAGCGAGGCATCGTGTTTCAGGATCACCGTTTGTTCCCCTGGCTCAATGTCGAACAGAACGTCGCCGTGGGCCTGAAGAACTCGCCCCTGAGCGCCGGGCAGAAGCGCGATACCGTGCGCGAGCACATCGAACTGGTCGGCCTGCAGGACTTCATCGAGTCCTACCCGCATCAGATTTCCGGCGGCATGGCCCAACGCGTGGCCATCGCCCGCGGGCTGGTCAATCGCCCGAGCGTGCTGTTGCTGGATGAACCGCTGGGCGCCCTTGATGCCTTGACCCGTGCGCGCCTGCAGGGGGAGCTGCAGAACATCTGGGCCAAGGAAAAAATCACCATGATCCTGGTGACCCACGATGTCGACGAGGCGGTGTTCCTCGGCGATCGGGTGGTGGTGATGCAACCCAATCCGGGGCGCATCCGGCGGATTGTCGACGTCGATCTGCCGCGTCCGCGCAACCGCAGCGACAGCCGTTTCATCGCCCTGCGCGATGACGTGTTGAGCGACTTTGCGGAGTTGCATTGA
- a CDS encoding LLM class flavin-dependent oxidoreductase yields the protein MSERQLSLNLFIYPNGHHEAAWRHPQSVPEASMDIGHYQQLAQRAEREKLDAIFFADSPSLAESDREGLRIRFEPVTWLAAIAAVTQRIGLIATASTTYSEPYNLARSFSALDHLSKGRAGWNIVTTSLAAAAANFGLDQHPPAHDRYAKAEEFVQVVGDLWDSWEDDALVLDKAAGVFANGAKVHSINHVGTHYRVKGPFNSPRSPQGRPVQVQAGSSEDGRDFASRHAEAIFTAHQTLESATEFANDIRARARAVGRDPRQLKILPGISPYIGSTEAEAQRKFDELNELVLPHVALGQLRRLLGVDLSGQDLDAPFPRHLVNFDGGESQASRFKLVIDIVDREQPTLRQLINRLAGARGHWVPVGTPVQIADLIEQWFRSGAADGFNVMPPAFPDGFEVFLDEVLPILRQRGLFREEYAGTTLREHYGLSRPVSRFALKSA from the coding sequence ATGTCCGAACGCCAGCTCAGCCTCAACCTCTTCATCTACCCCAACGGCCATCACGAAGCCGCCTGGCGTCATCCGCAGTCGGTGCCGGAAGCGTCCATGGACATCGGTCACTACCAACAGCTGGCGCAACGTGCCGAGCGGGAAAAGCTCGATGCGATTTTCTTCGCCGATTCGCCGTCCCTGGCCGAAAGCGACCGCGAAGGCCTGCGCATTCGTTTCGAGCCGGTGACCTGGCTGGCGGCGATTGCGGCGGTGACCCAGCGCATCGGCCTGATCGCCACGGCCAGCACCACCTACAGCGAGCCCTACAACCTGGCCCGCTCGTTCAGCGCGCTGGACCACTTGAGCAAGGGCCGTGCGGGCTGGAACATCGTCACCACCTCCCTGGCCGCTGCCGCCGCCAACTTCGGTCTGGACCAGCATCCGCCGGCCCATGATCGCTATGCCAAGGCCGAAGAATTCGTGCAGGTGGTGGGCGACCTGTGGGACAGCTGGGAGGACGATGCGCTGGTGCTGGACAAGGCCGCCGGGGTGTTTGCCAACGGTGCGAAAGTGCACTCGATCAACCACGTCGGCACGCACTACCGGGTCAAGGGGCCGTTCAACTCGCCACGTTCACCGCAAGGGCGACCGGTGCAGGTGCAGGCCGGTTCTTCCGAGGATGGTCGTGATTTCGCCTCAAGGCATGCCGAAGCGATCTTCACCGCGCACCAGACGCTGGAGAGCGCGACCGAATTCGCCAACGACATCAGGGCGCGGGCGAGGGCAGTGGGGCGCGACCCTCGGCAGCTGAAAATCCTCCCGGGCATCAGCCCGTACATCGGCAGCACTGAAGCCGAGGCCCAGCGCAAGTTCGATGAACTCAACGAGCTGGTACTGCCTCATGTTGCGCTGGGCCAGCTGCGTCGGCTGTTGGGTGTCGACCTGTCGGGCCAGGACCTGGATGCACCATTCCCGCGCCACCTGGTCAACTTTGACGGCGGCGAGAGTCAGGCCAGTCGCTTCAAGCTGGTCATCGACATCGTCGACCGCGAGCAGCCGACCCTGCGCCAACTGATCAACCGCCTGGCTGGCGCTCGCGGGCATTGGGTGCCGGTGGGCACGCCGGTGCAGATCGCCGACCTGATCGAACAGTGGTTCCGTAGCGGTGCTGCTGACGGTTTCAACGTGATGCCGCCAGCGTTCCCTGATGGCTTTGAAGTGTTCCTTGATGAGGTGCTGCCGATCCTGCGCCAGCGTGGGTTGTTTCGCGAGGAATATGCGGGGACGACGCTGCGCGAACATTACGGCCTGAGCCGCCCGGTATCGCGGTTTGCGTTGAAATCGGCCTGA
- a CDS encoding glycosyltransferase, with translation MNRPTPTTANYSIVLVNYKSLELTKTCLTLLQEALRDTGVPVIVVDNQSNDASIEYLRTLDWIELIERTPLGPEAGNLAHGRALDLALARVETDYVFLLHTDTFIYDPTVFAMMLDQCTGQHPVATVGCLEQLDRGVVRSAWRLASRFCKHYTRRSLLALGMAARAPKPYREKHLKSFCTLWNVALIRQHGFHFQMDGRNPGYELQDRMTALGYQVRLIAPRKLFQYLDHIQSGTVSAMGGYARNHRRVRMYEQITQGKNLRAC, from the coding sequence ATGAACCGTCCAACTCCCACGACAGCCAACTACAGCATTGTGCTGGTCAACTACAAATCCCTTGAACTGACCAAAACCTGTCTCACGCTTCTACAGGAGGCGCTGCGCGACACAGGTGTGCCGGTGATTGTGGTGGATAACCAATCCAACGATGCCAGCATCGAGTACTTGCGCACGCTGGACTGGATTGAACTGATCGAGCGCACACCCCTAGGCCCCGAAGCGGGAAACCTTGCCCATGGCCGGGCACTGGATCTCGCTTTGGCACGGGTCGAAACCGACTATGTGTTTCTGCTGCACACCGATACCTTCATCTACGATCCGACCGTCTTCGCCATGATGCTCGACCAATGTACCGGGCAGCACCCGGTGGCCACCGTCGGCTGCCTGGAGCAACTGGACCGGGGCGTCGTTCGTTCGGCCTGGCGCCTGGCCTCGCGGTTCTGCAAGCACTACACCCGACGGAGCCTGTTGGCACTCGGCATGGCGGCAAGAGCGCCCAAGCCGTATCGGGAAAAACACCTGAAGAGCTTTTGCACGCTCTGGAATGTGGCGCTCATCAGGCAACACGGTTTTCACTTTCAAATGGACGGGCGAAATCCCGGTTATGAATTGCAGGATCGAATGACTGCCCTGGGCTACCAGGTGCGTTTGATTGCGCCACGCAAGCTGTTCCAGTACCTGGATCACATTCAAAGCGGCACCGTATCGGCCATGGGCGGGTATGCCCGCAATCACCGAAGGGTACGGATGTACGAGCAGATCACCCAGGGAAAAAACCTGAGAGCCTGTTGA
- a CDS encoding co-regulatory protein PtrA N-terminal domain-containing protein has protein sequence MNSLKALLILTLMTASVAAMAEGGGDTVMARMEAARATAMTAYQQSDAATATATASNQNASSNDVSRSN, from the coding sequence ATGAACAGCCTTAAAGCCCTTTTGATCCTGACCCTGATGACTGCCTCTGTCGCCGCCATGGCAGAAGGCGGTGGCGATACCGTGATGGCCAGGATGGAAGCCGCCCGGGCAACCGCCATGACCGCGTATCAACAGTCAGACGCTGCCACGGCGACCGCCACCGCCAGCAACCAGAACGCGTCTTCCAACGACGTCTCGCGCTCGAACTGA
- a CDS encoding sensor histidine kinase: MSSVRLSEIPRTISFRTGLLFLGLFGCSFLALFGYVYWQTAFYLKTEADTALYRQVENRSAQDPELQLREIRNHAEQDVEARLPHSLFDAQGRFMAGAIQQLPPFSAYDKPQEFDWRKPNGRQRPIRFIVHRLDDGKTLLVAQDIHDIREFDELLIKALVSGGVLLLVVGLFGAVALGYSAHRRLDKVSRSIKGIIEGDLTGRLPIQGTNDDIDRLASVVNGMLDELERLMSEVKGVCDDIAHDLRTPLTRLIAGLERTQRRGLDEAQYAASIDAALNEAKALLLTFKALLRISEIENSARRSHFASLDLNLISADAAELYEPLAEERGISLTLNESPSPAIIAGDAQLLFDAICNLLDNAIKFCPDHSRVNLSVIADHGTVGIRVTDNGPGIAQGEREAVLRRLYRAESSRHTPGNGLGLSMVSAVARLHDLKLTVGDAAPGCRIDLLGKAASTGTSVPHGLG, from the coding sequence ATGTCCTCCGTTCGCCTGAGTGAGATCCCGCGCACCATCAGCTTTCGCACCGGCCTGCTGTTTCTCGGGTTGTTCGGCTGCTCGTTCCTGGCGCTGTTCGGCTATGTCTATTGGCAAACGGCGTTCTACCTGAAAACCGAAGCCGACACCGCCCTGTATCGCCAGGTGGAAAACCGCAGCGCCCAGGACCCCGAGTTGCAACTGCGGGAAATCCGCAACCACGCCGAACAGGATGTCGAAGCGCGCCTGCCCCACAGCCTGTTCGACGCACAGGGCCGGTTCATGGCCGGGGCCATCCAGCAATTGCCGCCCTTCTCCGCCTACGACAAGCCCCAGGAGTTCGACTGGCGCAAGCCCAACGGTCGCCAACGCCCGATTCGCTTCATCGTCCATCGCCTGGACGATGGCAAGACCTTGCTGGTGGCCCAGGACATCCATGACATCCGCGAATTCGACGAACTGCTGATCAAGGCGCTGGTGTCCGGCGGCGTGCTGTTGCTGGTGGTCGGCCTGTTTGGCGCCGTGGCGCTGGGCTATTCGGCGCACCGGCGACTGGACAAGGTCAGTCGCTCGATCAAGGGCATCATTGAAGGCGACTTGACCGGCCGACTGCCGATCCAGGGCACCAACGACGACATCGACCGCCTGGCCTCGGTGGTCAACGGCATGCTCGATGAACTGGAACGTTTGATGAGCGAGGTCAAGGGCGTGTGCGACGACATCGCCCACGACCTGCGCACCCCGCTGACCCGCCTGATCGCCGGCCTTGAGCGCACCCAGCGACGCGGCCTGGATGAAGCGCAATACGCCGCCAGCATCGATGCGGCGCTGAACGAGGCCAAGGCCCTGTTGCTGACCTTCAAGGCCTTGCTGCGCATCTCGGAAATTGAAAACAGCGCGCGCCGCAGTCACTTCGCCTCGCTGGACCTGAACCTGATCAGCGCCGATGCCGCCGAACTCTATGAACCCCTGGCCGAGGAGCGCGGCATCAGCCTCACGCTTAACGAAAGCCCGTCGCCCGCGATCATCGCAGGCGACGCCCAACTGTTGTTCGACGCGATCTGCAACTTGCTGGACAACGCCATCAAGTTTTGCCCCGACCATAGCCGCGTGAACCTGTCGGTGATCGCCGATCACGGCACCGTCGGCATTCGGGTCACGGACAACGGACCGGGCATTGCCCAGGGTGAGCGCGAAGCCGTGTTGCGAAGGCTGTATCGCGCCGAGTCGAGCCGACACACGCCGGGCAATGGCCTGGGCTTGAGCATGGTCTCGGCTGTCGCGCGCCTGCACGACCTGAAACTGACCGTCGGTGACGCGGCGCCTGGCTGTCGCATCGATCTGCTGGGCAAGGCAGCGTCGACAGGCACCTCCGTGCCCCATGGCCTTGGCTGA
- a CDS encoding response regulator transcription factor yields MTHVLVVEDDLPTCREIEAALCDHGFTVSCVHNGREGLLKALSEPFDLIVLDRMLPGGLDGLGVLTALRAASVSTPVLILSALSALDERVRGLRAGGDDYLTKPFEFIELTARLDALNRRRAEPVVEARETRLRVGNLDIDLLSRTVRRGERVIDLVPREYALLEHLMRHAGQVVTRTMLFEAVWNYAYDERTNVIEVHMGRLRRKIDGEDEPSMIHTIRGAGYVLRSPE; encoded by the coding sequence ATGACCCATGTTCTGGTCGTCGAAGACGACTTGCCTACCTGCCGCGAAATCGAAGCCGCCCTGTGTGACCATGGCTTCACCGTAAGCTGCGTCCACAACGGTCGCGAAGGCCTGCTCAAGGCCTTGAGCGAGCCGTTCGACCTGATCGTCCTGGACCGCATGTTGCCCGGCGGCCTCGACGGGCTTGGCGTGCTCACCGCCTTGCGCGCCGCGAGTGTCAGCACCCCGGTGCTGATCCTCAGTGCCTTGAGTGCCTTGGATGAGCGCGTTCGCGGCCTGCGCGCGGGCGGTGATGACTACCTGACCAAGCCCTTCGAATTCATCGAGCTGACCGCACGCCTGGATGCCTTGAACCGGCGCCGCGCCGAACCGGTGGTCGAAGCTCGGGAAACGCGTTTGCGCGTTGGCAATCTGGACATCGACCTGCTGAGCCGCACGGTCCGGCGTGGTGAGCGGGTCATTGATCTGGTGCCCCGGGAGTACGCGCTGCTGGAGCACCTGATGCGCCATGCCGGGCAGGTGGTCACGCGCACCATGCTGTTCGAAGCGGTGTGGAACTACGCCTACGACGAGCGCACCAACGTCATTGAAGTCCACATGGGCCGCTTGCGGCGCAAGATCGATGGCGAAGATGAACCGTCGATGATCCATACCATTCGTGGAGCCGGTTATGTCCTCCGTTCGCCTGAGTGA
- a CDS encoding response regulator transcription factor has product MRILVVEDDAQTAAYLLRGLSESGHVVDIASDGNSGLGMALEQIHDVLIVDRRLPGLDGIGLIKAVRKQQLRVPILMLSAQASTLDKVEGLQAGCDDYLAKPYAFAEVLARLDALLRGRDPVAGAARQLQVGELQLDCATRTAVRQGRVIALQHREALLLEKLMRHSGQVVTRDMLLDSAWDYDFDPNDNVIDKHIHRLRRKLDEGFDHSLIRTVPGAGYSFEVSPVEG; this is encoded by the coding sequence GTGCGCATTCTTGTGGTTGAAGACGACGCCCAGACAGCCGCGTACCTGCTGCGCGGCTTGAGTGAAAGCGGTCACGTCGTCGATATCGCCAGCGATGGCAACAGTGGTCTGGGCATGGCCCTGGAGCAAATCCATGACGTGCTGATCGTCGACCGCCGCTTGCCCGGCCTCGACGGTATCGGCCTGATCAAGGCGGTGCGCAAGCAGCAATTGCGGGTGCCGATTCTGATGCTCAGCGCCCAGGCGTCCACCCTCGACAAGGTCGAAGGCCTGCAGGCCGGTTGCGATGACTATCTGGCCAAGCCCTATGCGTTCGCCGAAGTGCTGGCCAGGCTCGATGCCTTGTTGCGCGGGCGCGATCCGGTGGCCGGCGCGGCGCGGCAACTGCAGGTGGGCGAGTTGCAGCTTGATTGCGCCACACGCACCGCGGTGCGCCAGGGCCGGGTGATTGCCTTGCAGCATCGCGAAGCGCTGTTGCTGGAGAAACTCATGCGCCACAGCGGTCAGGTGGTGACCCGCGACATGCTGCTCGACAGCGCCTGGGACTACGACTTCGACCCCAACGACAACGTCATCGACAAACACATCCATCGCTTGCGGCGCAAACTCGATGAAGGTTTTGACCACTCGCTGATCCGCACCGTGCCCGGCGCCGGCTACAGCTTCGAGGTGTCGCCGGTAGAAGGCTAA
- a CDS encoding efflux transporter outer membrane subunit, whose amino-acid sequence MSVSTLVARSRRGACFSSVSLTLLGVLMLGGCSMVPTYRQPELPLAQQFNGPADSPAAKGGQWWREFHSAELDQLISRGLASNYTLKAAVSRIDEARASAQVAGAAQYPALNLGGNYQRQNNYGTTEKRSVFAEATYEVDFWGKQRAAADSADALANATVFDAQTLRMSLGASIADRYFEVLSLSDRLRLAQSIADDARQVLELVQVQASQGAVSNLEVEQQRNAMQTFEAAMPPLRQQRNLALYQLAVLVGAPPEGFTVKGDGLNALQVPQPATGLPIGLLRQRPDIQAAEARLKSANFDVGVARAAFLPNLSLDLLGGIDTLAGGQIWSAIGTISQPLFAGGQLNGQLHFDQAHVQELASSYRESIIEALQDVETQLSAARELDKSYALNQSAVDSAREAARLAQVRYRLGSTDFQTLLIVERTQYQAEDTLLQVRLQHLQAAVGLFRAIGGDFSTDALASNSSAQVAHP is encoded by the coding sequence ATGTCGGTTTCAACCCTGGTGGCGCGCAGCAGGCGCGGTGCGTGTTTTTCAAGCGTTTCGTTGACGCTGCTCGGCGTGCTGATGCTGGGCGGCTGTTCGATGGTGCCGACCTACCGGCAACCCGAGCTGCCCCTGGCGCAGCAGTTCAATGGCCCGGCCGACAGCCCGGCGGCCAAGGGCGGCCAGTGGTGGCGCGAGTTTCACAGCGCCGAACTGGATCAACTGATATCCCGTGGCCTGGCCTCCAACTACACCCTCAAGGCGGCGGTCAGCCGTATCGATGAGGCCCGCGCGTCGGCGCAGGTGGCGGGTGCTGCGCAATACCCGGCGTTGAACCTGGGCGGCAATTACCAGCGGCAGAACAACTACGGCACCACGGAAAAACGAAGTGTGTTTGCCGAAGCCACCTACGAGGTCGACTTCTGGGGCAAGCAGCGCGCAGCGGCGGATTCCGCCGACGCCTTGGCCAATGCCACGGTGTTTGATGCGCAAACCCTGCGCATGAGCCTGGGTGCGAGCATTGCCGACCGCTATTTCGAGGTGTTGTCGCTCTCGGATCGACTGCGGCTGGCCCAGTCCATTGCCGACGATGCGCGGCAAGTGCTGGAGCTGGTGCAGGTCCAGGCCAGTCAGGGCGCGGTGTCGAACCTCGAAGTCGAGCAGCAGCGCAATGCCATGCAGACATTCGAAGCGGCGATGCCACCCCTGCGTCAGCAGCGGAATCTGGCGTTGTATCAGTTGGCCGTGCTGGTCGGTGCCCCACCTGAAGGGTTTACCGTGAAAGGCGACGGCTTGAACGCCCTGCAAGTACCGCAGCCGGCCACCGGCCTGCCGATTGGCCTGCTGCGCCAGCGCCCGGACATTCAGGCGGCCGAGGCGCGCCTGAAGTCCGCCAACTTCGATGTCGGCGTCGCCCGCGCCGCGTTTCTGCCGAACCTGTCGCTTGACCTGCTGGGCGGCATCGACACGTTGGCCGGCGGGCAGATCTGGAGCGCCATCGGCACGATCAGCCAACCGTTGTTCGCCGGCGGTCAGCTCAACGGCCAACTGCATTTCGACCAGGCCCATGTACAGGAACTCGCCTCAAGCTATCGCGAGTCGATCATCGAAGCCCTGCAGGACGTAGAAACCCAACTCAGCGCCGCCCGCGAACTGGACAAGAGCTACGCCCTGAACCAGTCCGCCGTGGACTCGGCCCGCGAGGCGGCACGCCTGGCGCAGGTGCGCTACCGCCTCGGCTCCACCGATTTCCAGACCCTGCTGATCGTCGAACGCACCCAATACCAGGCCGAAGACACGCTGTTGCAGGTTCGCCTCCAGCATTTGCAGGCCGCCGTCGGCCTGTTCCGCGCCATCGGCGGGGATTTCTCGACCGACGCTCTCGCATCCAATTCTTCTGCTCAGGTGGCTCACCCATGA